GTGGCGGGGACGAGGCCCGGGCGGGTGGCGTAGGTGCGTCCGGTGGGGGTGGTCCAGGTCAGGGTGCCGCTGTGGTCGTCACGTTGATGGACGGCGAAGCGCGCCTGGTGTTTCAGGACGTGATGGTGGCGACAGAGCAAAGCCAGATTGGTGTCCGTCGTCGGGCCGCCGAGGGCGTGGTCGCGGGTGTGGTCGGCGTCGGTGGCCGTGGCGCGGCGCCCGCAGCCGGGGAACCGGCAGGTCGTGTCCCGCACGGTGAGGTGGTGCCGCAACGCTTGGGGTGGGGCGTAGGTGGTGGCGTCGACGCCGAGGATGTCGCCGGTGACGGGGTGCGTCAGGACCCGGGTGAAGGACGGGGCGAGGCCGGCCAGGGCTCGCGCGGTGTCCGGGTCGATGGGGACGGTGCCGTCGAGCAGGGCGGGCTCCTCGGACCGGCCCAGCAGGGTCAGCACCGGCACCGTGACGTAGACCCGCGGCCGCAGGGATCGGGCCAGCACGGCCAGGTCCGGCGCGGTGCGCCCGTCGCCGAGCCCGGCCCGGTCCACGTTGGTCCGCTCGTTGGTGGGATCGGCAGCCCGCTCGCTCGCGGGCTCAGCCAGGCCGCTCACCGCATTGCCGCCGTCGGTCCTGGCGGTCGCCGTGCCGTCGGCTGCCAGACCGGCCAGGCCGGCCAGGTCGAGCGTGCCGTCGTCAAGGAGGAGGGCGACGGCGGTGTCGGCGCGCAGCTGCGCGGTGGTGCGGGCGTCGCCGTGGGTGCGGGCGTGGCGGGCAGCCTGGTCGAGGCGGGATGCGATCGCGTGGATCGCGGGGGCGGGCGCCAGCAGGGTCAGGTACGCCATGGCATCCGCGGCGTCGTCCACCCAGACCCCGCGCTTGCTGGCGGCCTCGCCGTGCCGGACCTCGGCCGGAGTGGGGTGCAGGCGTTCGCACGTGCGACGCACGGTGGCGGCGAACCGCCGCGGGTTCTGCAGCGTGGCCGGGTGCGCGACGGCACGGTCCAGCGCAGCGGCCACGCCGGGGTCGAGGGCGTCGACCGCGTCGGCGACCTTGGCCGCGTTGACCCAGGGCACCTGTCCGGTCAGCCCCACCGCCAGCGTGCGCGGAGCCCGGGCGGTCAGCGCGTGGGCGCGGTTCATCCGGTCGGTCACCGTGTGCTCGGTGTGGTGCACCGCCAGGGCCAGGTCGGCGACCACCGCGCGACGCGCGAGGTCCCGGCGCCGAGTGCCGGTGGCGGTGCGCACCATCGGGTCGGTGTCGTCGACCACCTCGGCACGCAGAGCCTGCCGGCGGGCCCGTTCGTAGAGCACTCCCTCGAGCGCCTCCAACGCGTTGACCCTGGCTCGCACGGTTGCGATCGCGTCGATCGTCGCGTTCAGATCCTCGATCCCCACCACCCCGGTCACTCGCAGCAGCTCCGACACCTGCGGCGGCAGCCCGTCCGGGTCG
The Xylanimonas cellulosilytica DSM 15894 DNA segment above includes these coding regions:
- a CDS encoding HNH endonuclease signature motif containing protein: MTQPAEDRAWTGPAQAADLDTGARARSELGADLRARLAALANVAPEDDGSLRAALWDRPGLVDSMLGYHLLDPLELPDCDGEADPDGLPPQVSELLRVTGVVGIEDLNATIDAIATVRARVNALEALEGVLYERARRQALRAEVVDDTDPMVRTATGTRRRDLARRAVVADLALAVHHTEHTVTDRMNRAHALTARAPRTLAVGLTGQVPWVNAAKVADAVDALDPGVAAALDRAVAHPATLQNPRRFAATVRRTCERLHPTPAEVRHGEAASKRGVWVDDAADAMAYLTLLAPAPAIHAIASRLDQAARHARTHGDARTTAQLRADTAVALLLDDGTLDLAGLAGLAADGTATARTDGGNAVSGLAEPASERAADPTNERTNVDRAGLGDGRTAPDLAVLARSLRPRVYVTVPVLTLLGRSEEPALLDGTVPIDPDTARALAGLAPSFTRVLTHPVTGDILGVDATTYAPPQALRHHLTVRDTTCRFPGCGRRATATDADHTRDHALGGPTTDTNLALLCRHHHVLKHQARFAVHQRDDHSGTLTWTTPTGRTYATRPGLVPATVHSTLPGPIHVPDPDDEGGHAPGPPEDPDGDPPF